A genome region from Geobacter pickeringii includes the following:
- a CDS encoding (Fe-S)-binding protein gives MQPNSVVFTPILIVSILFFCWSLYRRLGLVALGRPGGGGVEILRGVRELLLYAFAQKRVVSRPFGVNHLVIFWSFVILFAANIDFMLAGAFPSLGLERLPPFLARPFLGLCDLASLATLGAVIVALVRRTTAPPYPGGKSLEAYAILILIALHMLGFFGVNGAAIALERQPAAPFMPVSSLLAVGLDTLAPEEIEILGLAAWWTHAAALLLFITVLIPYSKHLHIVTAMVNCFLRHPGPSVPAAEAFAEGNTFGAGEVTRLSRRDLLDTFACAKCGRCQEVCPAAATGKPLNPRRVVEDIRLNLLANGALLKRGGVATVPLVGGDGEGSVADDAVWSCTSCGACREACPVFVEHLPKLVGMRRHLVEMEAKFPEELLNLFENVEGRSNPWGIAPTERTKWTSHLDVKPFEAGKTEYLLYVGCAGSFDSRSRQVTVALAQILDRAGVSWGILGKDEKCCGDSLRRLGNEYVFDRMARENVALFRERGVTRVITQCPHCFTTLRNDYRQYGAELEVIPHAEFLQGLIAEGRLPLEGGFAGLGTVVFHDSCYLGRHNGVYGAPREVIRRVTGAPPAELERNREKSFCCGAGGGRMWMEERSGSRINHNRIDEALRVSPDTICVSCPYCMTMLEDGLKDRQAGQTRVRDIAEVVAEGLRKEAT, from the coding sequence ATGCAGCCGAATTCCGTCGTCTTCACACCGATTCTCATCGTATCCATCCTCTTCTTCTGCTGGAGCCTCTACCGCCGGCTCGGCCTCGTCGCCCTGGGGCGTCCTGGCGGAGGTGGGGTGGAGATCCTCCGGGGAGTCCGGGAGCTCCTCCTCTACGCCTTTGCCCAGAAGCGGGTCGTGAGCCGTCCCTTCGGCGTGAACCACCTCGTCATCTTCTGGTCGTTCGTCATCCTCTTCGCCGCCAATATCGACTTCATGCTGGCGGGCGCCTTCCCCTCCCTGGGGCTGGAGCGGCTGCCGCCCTTCCTTGCCCGCCCCTTTCTGGGGCTCTGCGACCTGGCATCCCTGGCGACCCTCGGGGCGGTCATCGTGGCCCTGGTGCGCCGGACCACGGCCCCCCCCTATCCCGGGGGAAAGAGCCTGGAGGCCTACGCCATCCTCATTCTGATCGCCCTCCACATGCTCGGCTTCTTCGGGGTGAACGGCGCGGCCATCGCCCTGGAGCGGCAGCCGGCGGCGCCGTTCATGCCCGTGTCGTCGCTGCTGGCAGTGGGGCTCGACACCCTGGCACCGGAGGAGATCGAGATTCTCGGCCTCGCCGCGTGGTGGACCCACGCCGCCGCGCTCCTGCTCTTCATCACCGTCCTGATCCCCTACAGCAAGCACCTCCACATCGTCACCGCCATGGTCAACTGCTTCCTTCGTCACCCCGGCCCCTCCGTGCCGGCGGCGGAAGCGTTCGCGGAGGGAAACACCTTCGGGGCGGGGGAGGTGACCCGGCTCTCCCGCCGGGACCTCCTCGACACCTTCGCCTGCGCCAAATGCGGCCGCTGTCAGGAAGTCTGCCCCGCCGCCGCCACCGGCAAACCCCTCAATCCGCGGCGGGTCGTGGAGGATATCCGTCTGAATCTCCTGGCCAACGGGGCGCTCCTGAAGCGGGGAGGCGTGGCGACGGTTCCCCTCGTGGGGGGGGATGGGGAGGGGAGCGTCGCCGATGATGCCGTCTGGTCCTGCACCTCCTGCGGCGCCTGCCGGGAGGCATGCCCGGTCTTCGTCGAGCACCTGCCGAAGCTGGTGGGGATGCGGCGCCACCTGGTGGAGATGGAGGCGAAGTTCCCCGAAGAGCTCCTGAACCTCTTCGAGAACGTGGAGGGGCGTTCGAACCCGTGGGGGATCGCCCCCACGGAGCGGACCAAGTGGACTTCCCACCTGGACGTGAAGCCGTTCGAGGCGGGGAAGACGGAATATCTTCTCTACGTGGGGTGTGCCGGCTCCTTCGACTCCCGGAGCAGGCAGGTGACGGTGGCCCTGGCGCAGATCCTTGACCGGGCCGGGGTGTCGTGGGGGATCCTCGGCAAGGACGAGAAGTGCTGCGGCGACAGCCTGCGGCGGCTCGGCAACGAGTACGTCTTCGACCGGATGGCCCGGGAGAACGTGGCCCTGTTCAGGGAGCGGGGGGTGACCAGGGTCATCACCCAATGTCCCCACTGCTTCACGACGCTCAGGAACGACTACCGTCAGTACGGGGCGGAACTGGAGGTGATCCCCCACGCCGAGTTCCTCCAGGGGCTCATCGCCGAGGGACGGCTTCCCCTGGAGGGCGGATTCGCCGGCCTCGGCACCGTGGTGTTCCACGACTCCTGCTACCTGGGGCGGCACAACGGCGTCTACGGGGCGCCGCGGGAGGTGATCCGCCGGGTGACGGGTGCCCCCCCCGCTGAACTGGAGCGCAACCGGGAGAAATCGTTCTGCTGCGGCGCCGGCGGCGGCCGGATGTGGATGGAAGAGCGGTCCGGGAGCCGCATCAACCACAACCGGATCGACGAGGCGCTCCGCGTTTCGCCCGATACCATCTGCGTTTCCTGCCCCTACTGTATGACCATGCTCGAAGACGGCCTCAAGGACCGGCAGGCGGGGCAGACCCGGGTGAGGGACATCGCCGAGGTGGTGGCCGAGGGGCTGCGGAAGGAGGCGACATGA
- a CDS encoding radical SAM/SPASM domain-containing protein produces the protein MTVNNLAASPMDAPTVAPAFREHPTRLFVESTSRCNLGCVMCMKQAPGCGITDGDLQPATFAALEPAFPNLEALVLNGVGEPLLTPGLEQFISRARTLMPAYGWIGFQSNGLLMTNIRAVSLVNAGVDRVCLSMDGASPDTFRAIREGGKLNDLEWALSALTSAKVGCGRPDLEIGVEFVLMRENLRELPAALRWAAARGVTFALVSHVLPYDEAHAGECAYDLCTDEALSLFHVWKDKAELAGVAIHRYYELLFRFDRTPEEQRIVSFVEAIRTDAQNRGITLDLKRLFALDYGRLADLAEVFEEAREVARETGLDLRLPQAAPRERKQCHFVEQGGAFVSWDGGVHPCYYLWHPCRSWATGWLHPVRPRLFGNLVERGILDIWNGAEFRAYRENVLRYDYPYCPGCSFAPCDYVQAENFEQDCYVNTEPCGSCLWSAGMFQCLS, from the coding sequence ATGACCGTGAACAACCTGGCGGCATCTCCAATGGATGCGCCGACCGTCGCCCCCGCGTTTCGCGAGCACCCCACAAGGCTCTTCGTCGAGTCCACCAGCCGCTGCAACCTGGGGTGCGTGATGTGCATGAAACAGGCGCCCGGGTGCGGCATCACCGACGGCGATCTCCAGCCGGCCACCTTCGCGGCCCTGGAGCCCGCGTTCCCCAACCTGGAGGCGCTGGTGCTGAACGGTGTCGGCGAGCCGCTCCTCACCCCCGGGCTGGAGCAGTTCATCTCCCGCGCCCGCACGCTCATGCCGGCCTATGGCTGGATCGGGTTCCAGAGCAACGGGCTCCTGATGACGAATATCAGGGCAGTCTCCCTGGTCAATGCCGGAGTCGACCGGGTCTGCCTCTCCATGGACGGCGCCTCCCCCGACACGTTCCGGGCGATCCGCGAGGGGGGGAAGCTGAACGATCTCGAATGGGCCCTCTCCGCCCTGACCTCCGCCAAGGTGGGGTGCGGCCGGCCCGACCTGGAGATCGGGGTGGAGTTCGTCCTCATGCGCGAGAACCTGCGGGAGCTGCCGGCAGCGCTCCGGTGGGCCGCCGCCCGCGGGGTCACCTTCGCCCTGGTCTCCCATGTCCTTCCCTACGACGAGGCCCATGCGGGGGAGTGTGCCTACGACCTCTGCACCGACGAGGCCCTCTCCCTGTTCCACGTCTGGAAGGACAAGGCCGAACTCGCCGGGGTGGCGATCCACCGCTACTACGAACTCCTCTTCCGCTTCGACCGCACCCCCGAGGAGCAGCGGATCGTCAGCTTCGTGGAGGCGATCCGAACCGATGCCCAGAACCGTGGCATCACGCTCGACCTGAAACGGCTCTTCGCCCTGGACTACGGACGGCTCGCCGACCTGGCCGAGGTCTTCGAGGAGGCGCGGGAGGTGGCGCGGGAGACCGGGCTGGATCTCCGGCTCCCCCAGGCGGCGCCGCGGGAGCGCAAACAGTGCCACTTCGTGGAGCAGGGTGGGGCCTTCGTCTCCTGGGACGGCGGGGTGCACCCCTGCTACTACCTCTGGCACCCCTGCCGCTCCTGGGCCACGGGCTGGCTCCACCCGGTCCGGCCGCGGCTCTTCGGGAACCTGGTCGAGCGGGGGATCCTCGATATCTGGAACGGCGCGGAGTTCCGCGCCTACCGGGAGAACGTCCTGCGCTACGACTACCCCTACTGCCCCGGCTGCTCCTTCGCCCCCTGCGACTACGTCCAGGCCGAGAACTTCGAGCAGGACTGCTACGTGAACACCGAGCCGTGCGGGAGCTGCCTCTGGAGCGCGGGGATGTTCCAATGCCTGTCGTGA
- a CDS encoding sulfide/dihydroorotate dehydrogenase-like FAD/NAD-binding protein — MFEILENEILAPNLHRLVVKAPRVASARKPGQFVIVRADRGDERIPLTIGDADPAAGTVTLFIQAIGASTRKIVDIPVGGALRDVAGPLGQPTHIEKWGRVACIGGGVGTAVLFPLARALAEAGNEVTTIIGGRSDKYVILADELAAFSSEVLITTEDGSRGRTGFVTHALNDLIADPARKPAMVVAIGPVPMMRAVAELTRPHGIETVVSLNPIMIDGTGMCGGCRVVVGGESKFACVDGPEFDGHLVDFAGLSDRLTTYRSFEEQARHAATECRLAKEVANG; from the coding sequence ATGTTCGAAATCCTCGAAAACGAAATCCTGGCGCCGAATCTCCACCGGCTGGTGGTGAAGGCGCCGCGCGTGGCGAGCGCCCGCAAGCCGGGGCAGTTCGTCATCGTCCGGGCCGACCGGGGTGACGAGCGGATCCCGCTGACCATCGGCGACGCCGATCCGGCCGCCGGGACCGTCACTCTCTTCATCCAGGCCATCGGGGCCTCCACCCGCAAGATCGTCGACATCCCCGTGGGGGGGGCGCTCCGCGACGTGGCCGGCCCCCTGGGGCAGCCGACCCACATCGAGAAGTGGGGCCGGGTAGCCTGCATCGGCGGCGGGGTCGGGACGGCGGTCCTCTTCCCCCTGGCCCGGGCCCTGGCCGAGGCGGGGAACGAGGTGACCACCATCATCGGCGGCCGTTCCGACAAGTATGTGATCCTGGCCGACGAGCTGGCGGCTTTCTCCTCCGAGGTCCTCATTACCACCGAGGACGGGAGCCGCGGCCGCACGGGGTTCGTAACCCACGCGCTGAACGATCTGATCGCCGATCCGGCCCGCAAGCCCGCGATGGTCGTCGCCATCGGACCGGTGCCGATGATGCGGGCGGTGGCGGAACTGACCCGCCCCCACGGCATCGAGACCGTGGTGAGCCTGAACCCGATCATGATCGACGGCACCGGCATGTGCGGCGGCTGCCGCGTGGTGGTGGGGGGAGAGTCGAAGTTCGCCTGCGTCGACGGGCCGGAGTTCGACGGCCACCTGGTGGATTTCGCCGGCCTGAGCGACCGGCTCACCACGTACCGCAGCTTCGAGGAGCAGGCCCGCCATGCCGCCACCGAGTGCCGGCTTGCGAAGGAGGTGGCCAATGGCTAA
- the gltA gene encoding NADPH-dependent glutamate synthase gives MANDLSMKERLALGRVHMPELDAAVRSRNFEEVNRGLGLDEAVQEAKRCIQCKHRPCVEGCPVGVSIPEFLDALAAENLPESARILQGDNALPAVCGRVCPQETQCEAKCVRGVKGEPVAIGYLERFVADWAMCNAEKLAKTGLPPSTGKRVAVVGCGPAGLTAAGELARAGHGVTIFEALHDTGGVLRYGIPEFRLPKEIIDVEVSRLVAMGVEIECNVIVGKTLTLGQLREEFDALFIANGAGLPTMLNIPGENLKGVYSANEFLTRVNLMEAGRNPNASTPIIAGRQVAVIGGGNTAMDCVRTARRLGAERAMIVYRRGEAEMPARVEEIKHAKEEGVEFVMLTAPLEIIGNDAGWVAALRCQRMELGPPDESGRRKPEAVAGSEFDLPAEVVVNAVGTSANPLLTATAPALELNRWGNIVADEAGATSIPGVYAGGDMVRGGATVILAMGDGKGAAAAINNHLA, from the coding sequence ATGGCTAACGATCTCAGCATGAAAGAGCGCCTCGCCCTCGGCCGGGTCCACATGCCGGAACTGGACGCAGCCGTCCGGAGCCGGAACTTCGAGGAGGTGAACCGGGGCTTGGGCCTGGATGAGGCGGTGCAGGAGGCGAAGCGCTGCATCCAGTGCAAGCACCGCCCCTGCGTGGAGGGCTGCCCGGTGGGGGTCTCCATCCCCGAGTTCCTCGACGCCCTGGCGGCGGAAAACCTCCCCGAGTCGGCCCGCATCCTCCAGGGTGACAACGCCCTGCCGGCGGTCTGCGGCCGGGTCTGCCCCCAGGAGACCCAGTGCGAGGCGAAGTGCGTCCGCGGGGTGAAGGGGGAGCCGGTGGCCATCGGCTACCTGGAGCGCTTCGTGGCCGACTGGGCCATGTGCAACGCGGAGAAGCTCGCGAAGACCGGGCTTCCCCCCTCCACCGGCAAGCGGGTGGCGGTGGTCGGCTGCGGCCCGGCCGGGCTCACCGCCGCCGGCGAACTGGCCCGGGCCGGACACGGCGTCACCATCTTCGAGGCGCTCCACGACACCGGCGGGGTGCTCCGCTACGGCATCCCCGAGTTCCGCCTCCCCAAGGAGATCATCGACGTGGAGGTCTCCCGCCTTGTTGCCATGGGGGTGGAGATCGAGTGCAACGTCATCGTCGGTAAGACCCTCACCCTGGGGCAGCTCCGGGAGGAGTTCGACGCGCTCTTCATCGCCAACGGCGCCGGGCTCCCCACCATGCTCAACATTCCGGGGGAGAACCTGAAGGGGGTCTACTCGGCCAACGAATTCCTGACCCGGGTGAACCTGATGGAGGCGGGGAGAAACCCCAATGCCTCGACGCCGATCATCGCCGGGCGCCAGGTGGCGGTCATCGGCGGCGGCAACACCGCCATGGACTGCGTCCGGACCGCCCGCAGGCTCGGCGCGGAGCGGGCCATGATCGTCTACCGCCGCGGCGAGGCCGAGATGCCGGCCCGGGTGGAGGAGATCAAGCACGCCAAGGAGGAGGGGGTGGAGTTCGTCATGCTCACCGCGCCGCTGGAGATCATCGGCAACGACGCGGGATGGGTCGCGGCGCTCCGCTGCCAGCGGATGGAACTGGGGCCGCCGGACGAGTCGGGGCGCCGCAAGCCGGAGGCCGTGGCCGGGTCGGAGTTCGACCTGCCGGCGGAGGTGGTGGTGAACGCCGTCGGCACCAGCGCCAACCCGCTTCTCACCGCCACCGCCCCTGCACTGGAGCTGAACCGCTGGGGGAACATCGTGGCGGACGAAGCCGGCGCCACCAGCATCCCCGGCGTCTACGCGGGGGGTGACATGGTGCGCGGCGGGGCCACCGTCATCCTCGCCATGGGTGACGGCAAAGGTGCCGCCGCTGCCATCAACAACCACTTGGCCTGA